GTCCTTGCGGTGGTCCAAAACGTCATAGAAGCCGTGAGCGGCGAGTTTCTCGCGAGTCGTGAGATCGTCCCACTCCTCGGCGTCCTCGATCCCGGCCTGAAGCTCCTCGACGGCGTCGAGCAACGCGGCGATCTCCTCCTCATCCTCGTCGGGGTCGAGCGAGGCGTCCCCGACCGCCGCGGCGGCGGATTCGAGCGTCGTCACGAGACTGGCGGGCTCCTCGCCGTCGAGGCCGAGGTCGGTCCCGAGGATCTCGTTTTCGCGCTCGATGAACGCTTCGACGGGGGCGACGAGTTCCGCCTCGCCCGTCTCGGTCCAGCGCGTCTCATCGATGGTGGTGCCGGCCTCCTCAATCCCCTCGATGACGTCCTCGCTGTACGGTCCGCGCTGGGATTCGAGGTCGTCCTGCAGGTCCGAGAGGCGCGATTCGAGGCGTTCGCGGGGGTCTTCGGCCTCCTCCTCGTCTTCGTCCTCGTCCGCTTCGGGTTCGGGCAGATCGGCTTCCTCTAAGTCGTCGCCGATCGAGACGAGCGTCGCCGAAACGTCGTCGAGGTCCGACTCGGTTTCGGCCTCCTCGAGGGCGGCCTCGGCGCCGTCGAGTCGCTCGTCGAGCGACTCCTCGGTGAGCGGTTCGGTCAGCGCGGTCGACTCCTCGCCTCCCTCTTCCGGCTCGTCAGCGTCGCCGCCGGCTTCGTCGTTGCTTTCGCGTTCCTCGGTCTCGGTGCTCTCGTCTTCGGTGTCGCCGTCGGCCGGCGTCTCGGGGGTCTCGTCGGCGTCCTCGCCCTGTGTCTCATCGGGAGCCTCCTCTTCCTCGGGAGGGGCCTCGCTCTCGTCGGGGGCGTCCTCGCTCATACAGGGAGGTCCGGCCGAGCGACCTATGAGCGTTTCCCTTCCCCAGCGCGCTCGGCCTCGCCCCAGTAGAGCCACGGTCCCAACAGGAGGTAGGCGAGCGACAGCGTCACCAGCGCGACGGGGAACATCCCGCCCTGAAAGCCGGGGATCAGAACGGCCAGCACGTGGACGACGCCCATCAGTACGGCGTCTCGTGCGAGCAGGTCGGGGTACTCGATCGAGGAGACCATCAGATAACAGAACGCCACGGTAATCGCGAGCACCGCTGCCGGCGCCTCGATCCCAGCCAGAACCGCCGCCCCGAGGGCCGTCGCCGCGAGCGTGCTCGGCGCGCCCAGCGTCGTCGTGTGGGCCGCGTCGTAAGCGGTATACAGCCCCAGTCTGACGACGGCCATCGCGACGAACAACGCCGGGATCCCGAAGACGATCACCGCGGAGGCTTCGGTCACCCCATCCACGGCGAGCGTGACCGCCAGCATGGCCGGCGCGACCCCGAAGGAGGCGACGTCGGCAAGCGAATCGAGGTACGGACCGGCGGGCGTACCACCGTAGCGCCGGGCGAGCACGCCGTCGAGACCGTCGAGCACCGCCGCCAGCAGGACCAACCGCGCCGCGGCCGCGACGTCGGTCGTCGCGAGCGCCGCCGCCAGAAAGCCAAGCGCGGCGTTGCCAACCGTCACCGCGTCCGCGACCCCGAGTCGGCCGACAAAGCGGGGCGCGAGATCCATATCCCCCGCTCACACACCGCCCTTTTATCGGTTGTGGATCGATCACCGCTCGGGCGCCCAACCGACAGTCTATAGACCGTCGACCCCCGAGGCCGACGCATGCAACGGCGCGCGTTTCTCGCTGCCATCGGCGGTGGCTCACTCGCCGCCCTCGCAGGCTGTACCGCCGTCGCGAGCCTGACCGAGAGCCACGACGTCGGCATGAGCGCCCACGAGTTCCTGCCCGACACCTACACCGTCGAGGTCGGCGACACCGTGATTTGGGAGAACACCGGCTCGCGGGCCCACACCATCACCGCCTACGACGGGGGCCAGCCCGATGGTGCGGCGTTCTTTTCAACGGGAGCCTTCGAGGGCGAGAACGCGGCCCGGAAGGCGTGGTACGACGACCGCGAGGGGTCGATCTACACCGGCGACCGGTTCGAACACACCTTCGAGGTGTCCGGCGAGCACAACTACTACTGCATCCCCCACGAACGCGGCGGGATGGTCGGGCGGATCGTCGTCGAAAAGTAGCGAACGCGACCGAGCGCCGGTTACGCCTCGACGTCCGATTCGTCGACGTCGACGGCCGTCTCCTCTTCCTCTGCGACCTCTTCCGGTCGCGCTTCGAGGGTGAGCTTCTGGATCTCCACTCTTCGGAGGGGGTAGATCGTCTTGGCCTCGCCGTAGATCGCACTCGAGAGTCGGCCCTCGATGACGCTGTCGACGAGCCCCTCGAAGGTGCGCTCGGCGCCTGCTTCGCGGACCATCTCGATCATTCGGTTCCGGATGGCGTGTTCCTGGCTGTGGTCTGCCTTCTTGGTCGTGAAGGCGACGGGCTGGACCTGCACGCGGTAGTCGTCGGTCGTCAGGACCGTGACGTAGGCGTCGATCTTCGAGGCGCCCCGTCGTACGAGGCTGCGCAGGTAATCGCGCGTCAGTTCGTGTTTCGTAAACTCGGTGTACGCCGAGTCGCTCCCCACGTCGTTGATCTTGAACGTGAGCTTGATGTTGTTCTCGCTTGCGTTGTTCGTCAGCTCGCCGAGCGTCGTCTCGAGGTTACGGCCGAGGAGCTGATCGGGTTCGTTCGCGGGTGATTGGCCGAGTTCGGCCCGGTCGAACTGTTCGGGCGCGAGCACGGTGTACCACCGTTTCTGTTGCTGCTGTCGGGAAACTGATCGTTCACTCATGATTGGTTGCTGTGATTTTGTCTGAAAGCTGTGCTACCTCGTCGGCGACCGCGAGGTTCACGACGTAGTCGTCGGTCGTGGTCCGCAGGCCGCCGGTCGAATCGCGCGTGATCGTCGTGACCACCCGTCCGTCCTCGATGTGCGTCTCCATCTCCGGGGTGTTGTCCGGCGTGATCGAGCGCGCGACGAGGGCAGGGTCGTCGTGGGTCGTCCGGATCTCGATGCGTTTCATGCTATCGCCTCCCGGAAGGACTCGAGAAAGGCCTCGGGGGGACAATCGAAGCGGGCGACACCTCGTGTGGAGGTGCCCCCGCCGGTCCCGTCGACCGCGCCGGCGGCGTCGGCCATCGCCTCGCCGGTCCCTGCGGTGGCACTCGAAAGGCCCGCCGCGCCCGCCGTCGTATCGGAAACGACGAGGACGACGGGTTCGGGCGAGCGAAAGTCCCGGAGGAGACGGGCGATCGTCTCGACTGGTCCCCCGGCGATCCGGGCGACGAAGAGGCCGTCGTACCGGCCCGTGTCGGCCTCGCGGATCGCCTCGTGGGCCGCCTTCGAGTGGGCACGCCACGCGTCGAGGGCGGGCGTGCGCACGTCGTGGCCCGTCGCGAGCGCGAGGGCAAGGCCCGGCGCGTCGCCGGCGAGACAGTCGAGCACGTCAGCGAACCCCTCCGCGGTTTCGAAGGGGCCCTCGGGGGTGACGTGTGGGCGAAGCGCCCGCTCGATGGCGGTTGCGGCGCGCTCGCTCGCGGCGTCTGCGCCAACGGTTTCGAGCGCGGTCAGCGAGGCCACCGCCCGGTCGTCGTCGACGAGGTCTGCGAGTTCGGCCCCTGCGGCCGTCTCGTCGCCCGAGAACGCCGCGTGAAACAGCGTCGAGTGGGCAAGCCCGTCGGGGAGATCGGCCGTGGGGATCCCCACGCCGTCTCGCCGTTCGAGGTCGGTCTCGGGATCGTCGCCCCCGAGCAGGCGTCCGGCGAGTTCGAGTCCGGGATCGGGGTCGCAGTCGAGGTCGCGTGCGAGATCGGCCGCGGCGGCGGTCGCCGGGCGCTCGTCCGCGAATCCGTCGGGAAAACCGATCGGGACGGTCGCCTCGTCGGGCGGGTCCTCGACGAGCGGGACCACGCGGGCCTGATACGGGATCGATCGGGACGAGAGCGCTCGCAGGAGCACTCCGGCGGCGGCGATAGCCTCGCCGTCCGCACGCGGGGCTACCCGGACGAACGCCGAGTCCGTGAGGCGGGCGGCGAGATCGCGCTCCGATCGACCCGTGGCGGCCATTATTCGAGGAGTTCCTGGGCGTTTCGGTAGGTGTAGCGGAAGTCCATGGGCAGCTCGTCGCCGCGGTAGTAGTTGACGAGCCGGCGGACTTTCGCCTCCGTGTTCTGGAGTGCGCGCTTGTTCTGGGCGTCCTGCTGGTTGTCCTGCATGTGCTCGCGCAGGCGGATCGCCCGCTCCATCAGGTTCCGGAGGTCCTCGGGGACCTCGGGCGAGGCGTCGTTCTCCTCTAAGATCTCGCCGACCTTCTTGTCGGTGGCGAGTTTGACGTTCGGGATCGGGGTCCCTTTGACGCCCTCGTCGCGCAGTTTCATGCCGATCTGGCTGGGGTCGTGGCCCTGTTCTGCGAGTTCGACGACGCGCGATTCGATCTCGCTTGCGTCGACGTCGCTCCATTCCGGTGGTTCGTCTGCCGCCGGCCGGTCCGAACCGGACGAGCCGCGACGGCGTGTATGCATTCGTGCCATAGTCGAGGATAGGAACCGCACAGACCGCAGACGGCACGTTACGTGCACTACCGCAATCCCAGAGCCACGGAGCCATCGTACACATCTCGAAACGAACGAGCGGGCGTAGCCCGCGAGTCGCGGAGACATCGACGGCTCGTGGCGAGTCGGATTTGCGGCCGTGCTGTTCCCACCGTGATTCGTCCGTCTGCGGTCTAAAGGATTGCGACTCGCCACGACGGGCGTTCGAAGCGTTTATCACTCCACCGCGGGTACCGGGGAATGCGAGGGCTCGTAGATCAGTGGTAGATCACTCCCTTGGCATGGGAGAGGCCCCGGGTTCAAATCCCGGCGAGTCCACTACCGGTTTTCCGTTCGACTCCTTGCGACTGTCCTCAGTCCCGAATTCCCACGGAACACGTAGTCTTATCCGAGAGGGTTCTCGGCTCGGTTAGGATGGCGATTCGGTCTCCGCTCGCCCGGGACCCGACCCGCGGCGGAGCTTCAACAGGAAGCGATACGGGGTAAACAGTGCCGACTGCACTCGGCCCCGCAGGCCGGTTTCGCTGGCGTAGACCAACACAGGAACGTCGCGGTTGGCCGTCCGCCGGACGACCTTGTCGGCGTTGCTCCCGAAGACGAACCGTCGGAACACCCGATTGCGCGAGGCCCCGACCACGAGGGGGCCGCCGACGTCGGTCGCCACCTCGATCAGCGCGTCGGCGACGTCGTCGGCCTGCATCGCGTGGACCTCGACACTGTCGCGGTCGTCGAACCGCTCGAGGGTCCGATCGAGGTCCTCGGGCGTGCCGCTGGTTCCGGTCGGTTCGACGTTGACGACGTGGACGGTCGTCCCCCGGCGAGCGAGCAGGCTCGCGACGTCGAGGAGGTGGTCGTGGTGCGGGCCGCCGCCGACGCCGATAGTGATCGTCGAGAGATCGAGGGGGCCGTCGACGCGACTCGCAAAGACCACGTCACAGGGGGCCCTGTACTCGACCGATTCGGTGATGTCGGGTCGGTCCTCCGGGTAGCCCATGACGATCCGGTCGACCGATTCCTCGCGGGCGGTCGCGACGATGTCGAACGCGACGTCGCGACTGATGTGGCCTTCGAGGAGGACCGTCGCATCGAGGTCGTCGCGAACGGTTTCGAGTCGGGCCTCGATGCGGTCTGCACGCTCGACGGCGATGTCGACGACGGTGTCACTGCCGGTCTGATCGGGGACCTCGGTGACGTTGAGCAGGCGAACGACCGGATCATCGCCGTAGAGCCGGCCGATATCGGCCGCCAGACGCGCGTAGTGGATCGCGCGGTCGGGGCGTTCGATCGGGACGAGGACCTCGTAGCGCTCCTCGGAAACCGACTCGGCGTCAGTGACGAGGGGCTCGCCTTCGGTCGAGGGCTCGTCCCGATCGGCCGCCGGTACGCTTGCCGACTCGACCTTCGGACCGCCGTTTGCGGTGACCTGCCGAGCGGCGACGGTTTCGTTAATCAGTTCGTCCCGGTCGGGCGCCCCGCCCCAGAGAAGGTACACACAGACCAGCACCGCCTCGACGAGGACGGCGACGGCGATGCCGACCGGCGGGAGGTTCGTGATCAGCGCGAGGTTCGCGAGGACGCCCACGATCGGAAGCCACGGCGAAGCGGGCACCGAGAAAGGACGCTCGATGTCAGGGAAGCGGCGCCGGTTGACGATCAGCGCGACGTTGACGACCGCCAGCGGCGCGAGTAGGTTCATGTTCGCAAAGCCGGTCAGCCCCTCGAGGCCGAGCGCGAACGGGACCGCACCCGAGAGCCCGCCCTCGGCGGGGAACAGCCCGACGAACACCGCGATCAGCGCCACGATCATCCCGGTGACGGCGACGATGCTCCAGAAGGGCGTGTTGTATTCCTGATGAATCCGCGAGAACGATCGGGGCCCTTGTCCCTGCCGCCCCATCAGATCCCCGATGCTCGATGCGGCGAGGATCGAGGCGTTCGAGGCCGACACCATCGAGAAGATCGCGCCCGCGACGATGAGCGCCTGACCCGCCGGACCCATGAAGGAGGCGGCGACGGTCCCCATCGCGGTCTCGCCGGCGCGCAACACGGAGTCATCGACGGGCGCGTTGACCATCGCGACGATGACGAACGTATAGAGAACCGTGACGGTGACGATGGAGGCGGCGATGGCCTTCGGAACCGTCTTGCGGGGTTCGATGATCTCGCCGGCGCTGGCGGCGATCGCCGAGAACCCGAAGAAGGTGATAAACGCCAGCGCGGCGATCGAGACGATGCCGGCGGGGTCGCCGAACTCGAAGCCGGTCGCGAACGTCGCCGTCGCCTGTGCGGGGCCGGCGTAGGCGACCGCGCCGCCAATGAAGGCAAAGAGGACGGCGACCTTCGCACCCGTAACCATCAACTGGAAGGTCCCGCTTTCTTCAGTTCCCTGCGCGTTTAGTCCGCCGAGCAAGAGCGCAGTCAGGATCCCCCAGACCCCGCCCGGGAGGTGGATCTCGCCGAGTCCGACCAGTTCGAGTGCCGGCCCGAAGACGAACTGCTCGACCCAGTGGTCCATCGTTCCCAGATAGAAGGCCGTCGTCGCACAGTAGCCCATGAACAGGGAGGCCCCGATCCCGAACAGGAGGTACTCGTTGTCGAAGGTCCGCGAGGAAAAGAGGTACCCGCCGCCGTTCTCGGAGTAGATCGAGGCGAACTCGGAGTAGCTCGCGGCGGTGATACTGGCGATGAGTGCCGCGATGACGAACGCGATCACGGCACTGGACCCGATCTCGTAGACCGCCCGCCCGGACAGCGAGAAGATACCGGCGGCGATCATAGTCCCCAGCCCCAGCGCGAACGCGATCTTGAAATCGAGCGTGCGTGTTTTCTCTACCATATCCCTACACCCCGATCGGGATTCAAAAATCTATTGCAGTCTATATGCGCTATCGAAACTATACAGACAGTATAATTCGCATTCAAAAACAGCCACTCAGTCAGCGCGTACTCGAGAGTCCCGTGAACGCCTCGAGGAGGTCGTCCTGAACGCCCTCGCGGGAGAGGACCGTCACGACGTCGCCGACTCGGAGGGCGGTCCCCCCACGGGGCGTGATGACGTCGTCCTCGCGCTCGACGGCGATCACCAGCACGTCCTCGCTGAGGATCCCCTCGCCGACGGCCTCCTCGACGGTGCGCTCGGCGAGGGGTGCGTCCTCCATGACGGGGATCTCGATCACCTCCGCGCCCCCCGAGAGGCTCATCACGTCGGTCAGCGGGCTCCGGTCGTGGGTTTCGGCTGGCCCGTACTGGTCGTAGGGCCGGTAGTATTCGCCGTTGACCAGTCCCTCGTCCTCAATGTCCAGACCCAGCTCCGCGAGTTCGCGTTTGATCCGCGTCAGCTCGCCCGTGTCGTCGCCGATCGCCTGGACGTGGAGGTTCTCGCGGCCGGTCATCGTCGAGCGGACGTGGACCACGCCGGGGACCTGCAACACACGAGCAACGACATCATCGAGGCTCGTGGGGGCGTTACAGAGGAAGATGTTCATCAGCTTGCCCTCGGCGGTCTCGTAGTCGATGTCGGCGTGATACCCCTGAATGACGCCCCGTTCCTCGAGTTGCCCGATCCGGTTGCGAATCGTCGCCGCCGAGACGTCGACCTCCTCGGCGATCATCGGGGCGGTCGTGTTCCGGGCGTCGACCCGGAGGTAATAGAGGATGCGCTTGTCGATATCGTCGAGTCGGGTCCGCATAGCGGGTCGTTGATCGGGGTCGACAATCAGTCCTTCCGTCCGGTTTCGACTCGGGGGTTCAGATCGCCTCGCTGACCTCGGGGGCCACCTCGGCGTCGACGAACGCGATGACCCGGTCGCCGGTCTCGATGACGCGGTTCCCACGGGGGAGTTCGAGCTGGCCGTCGCGGATGATCGCCCCGACGACGACGCCCCCGGGCAGCGTCTCGGCGGACTCGCCGAGCGTGCGCCCCGCGAGGACGCTCTCGGTATCGACGACGACCTCGAGGATCTCGGCGTCGTCGTGGTCGAGCGTGCCGACGGTCTCCGGACCGGACCCGTAGATCACCCGCAGCACGTCGCCGATGAGGAGGTCCTCGGGGTGGACGACCACGTCCAGACCGCTCTCCTCGACGAGATCGACGAGTGTGGGGTCCTCGACGACGACGGCGGTCGCCCCGACACCCAGCTCGCGGGCGAGTTGTCCCAACAGGTAGTTGGTCTCGTCGTCGGCCGCGCCGACGACCAGGTCGGCCGCCTCGAACAGCCCCGGATCGATCCCCTCGATCGTCGGCTCCGCGTCGTCGCCCTCGCCCCCGGCAGGGACGGTCGAGGCCTCGAGAGCGGGTTCGACGAGACGCGGCTCCCAACCCCGACTCTCGAAGCGGCGGGCGATCCGCGAGCCGAGGCCATCCGAGCCGACGACCACGACGTTAGCCGTCGAATCCAGCGCACCCCGCTGGTCGAGGCTCGCTGCGAACCGGCCGATACCCGAGAGGCTGCCGATGACGACCAGCGAGTCGCCCGCCCGGATGACCGTCTCGCCGTCCGGGATGACGATCCCTCCGTCCCTGAGGAGGGCCGCGAACGTGACCGAGGCGTAGCGGTCGGCCGCCGCGACCGTCTGGCCGGCGATCGACGCCCCCTCCTCGATGTCGAACTCCGCGACCTCGACGACGCCCTCCGCGAACGTATCGACGGCCTTGGCCCCCGGCAGCGCGCACGTCCGGACGAGCGCGTCGGCGGCGAGGTCGTCGAGACAGCGCATCGCATCAACCCCGAGTCCCCCATCGAGCGACTGCCAACTCCGGTACAGGTCGCCGTCTTTGACCCGGGCGATCGTGTCGGCATCGCCCCAGCGTTTGGCGGCGTTACAGACCATGACGTTCGTCGCGTCCCTGTCGGTGCTTGCCACGACGATCTCGGCGCGGTCTATCGAGGCCTCCCCGAGTACCGCCGCCGAACGACCGTCGCCGACGACGCCCGTCACGTCAAGGCGGGCGGTCAGGGCGTCGACCCGCTCGGGATCCGAGTCGACGACCGTTACGTCGTGGTTCGGTGCCAGGTCCGCGGCGATGTTCGAGCCGACGTTTCCCGCTCCGACGATCAGTATCATCCCACCCTCGATAAGGGGCCGACTACCGTAAGCGTTTATCTATCCCGACAATTTTATCGATTCGATATCTTAACTTATATACTCTTTTTCGAAGTCGAACCCCGCCCCGTTGTCGGGTAGTGGCTTCGCCCCGAAAACCGGCGGCCGTGGTCGGTCCGTCCTCCGGCGAGCGCGCCCGGTCGACCGAGTGCCGGGCTCGCGGAGCGGTTCGGGGCGGTTTCGATGCGTTCTTGAGCGGAGCCGGGCGTATCGGAGTACGCATGGATCGGGGCCGATACGCGTGAGCTTACATATCGACTGGCGGGCGAGCGTCGGGCTCGTCGGAACGGTCGTGAAGTACCTCTCGTTGACGATGCTCGTCCCGCTGTTCGTCGCGATCATCTACCGCGAGGACGTCTGGGTGTTCGTCGTTTCGATCCTGATCACGATCAGCATCGGGCTGGCGCTCGAACGCATCGAGCCCGATCCGGACCTCGGCCCCGAGGAGGCGCTGTTGTTGGTCACGCTCGCGTGGCTCGCGGCCGCGCTGATCGGTACGATACCCTACTTGCTTGCGGGCTACGGGACGGCCTCGACGCTTTCACACCCGATAAACGCCCTCTTCGAGTCGATGAGCGGCTTCACCACGACCGGTGCCACGGTGATGGGCGAGATCGGCGTCGAGCGCCACTCGCACGCCCTGATGATGTGGCGCCAGCTCACCCAGTGGCTCGGCGGGATGGGGATCATCGTGCTGATGATCGCGATCCTCCCCGAGTTGGCCGTCAACGGGGCCCAGTTGATGGGCTCTGAGGCCCCCGGCCCGACCCTCCAGAAGCTGACCCCGAAGATCGCCCAGACCGCACGCGCGCTCTGGATGGTCTACTTCGGGTTCACCATCGCGTTGATCTGTCTGCTCTATGCGCTGCACGTCCTCGGACTGGCGCCGAACATGGACCTGTACAACGCGATCGCCCACGGCTTTTCGACGCTCCCGACCGGGGGCTTTTCCACGCGGGCCGACAGCATCGCCGCGT
The DNA window shown above is from Halalkalicoccus jeotgali B3 and carries:
- a CDS encoding HEAT repeat domain-containing protein produces the protein MSEDAPDESEAPPEEEEAPDETQGEDADETPETPADGDTEDESTETEERESNDEAGGDADEPEEGGEESTALTEPLTEESLDERLDGAEAALEEAETESDLDDVSATLVSIGDDLEEADLPEPEADEDEDEEEAEDPRERLESRLSDLQDDLESQRGPYSEDVIEGIEEAGTTIDETRWTETGEAELVAPVEAFIERENEILGTDLGLDGEEPASLVTTLESAAAAVGDASLDPDEDEEEIAALLDAVEELQAGIEDAEEWDDLTTREKLAAHGFYDVLDHRKDYPPEWHAIKVYEKRGEAEPILLALDQLGSEFMERHCIESLTRMGAVEALDVMTQRANKRDKPAITALGKIGSDDSVEMLTEYAASDGDPKLQLVTLKALGEIGSEEATQAVADRLTSENPEVRSAAARSLGLIGDTRAISPLSDVLEDDDADSVRASAAWALNQIGTEDALEAVEPYADDRAFLVQSEARKVA
- a CDS encoding protein sorting system archaetidylserine synthase (This PssA-like phosphatidyltransferase, along with a PssD-like decarboxylase, is required in Haloarchaea for the archaeosortase ArtA to replace the PGF-CTERM sorting signal with a C-terminal lipid anchor.) → MDLAPRFVGRLGVADAVTVGNAALGFLAAALATTDVAAAARLVLLAAVLDGLDGVLARRYGGTPAGPYLDSLADVASFGVAPAMLAVTLAVDGVTEASAVIVFGIPALFVAMAVVRLGLYTAYDAAHTTTLGAPSTLAATALGAAVLAGIEAPAAVLAITVAFCYLMVSSIEYPDLLARDAVLMGVVHVLAVLIPGFQGGMFPVALVTLSLAYLLLGPWLYWGEAERAGEGKRS
- a CDS encoding cupredoxin domain-containing protein; this encodes MQRRAFLAAIGGGSLAALAGCTAVASLTESHDVGMSAHEFLPDTYTVEVGDTVIWENTGSRAHTITAYDGGQPDGAAFFSTGAFEGENAARKAWYDDREGSIYTGDRFEHTFEVSGEHNYYCIPHERGGMVGRIVVEK
- a CDS encoding 30S ribosomal protein S3ae, which produces MSERSVSRQQQQKRWYTVLAPEQFDRAELGQSPANEPDQLLGRNLETTLGELTNNASENNIKLTFKINDVGSDSAYTEFTKHELTRDYLRSLVRRGASKIDAYVTVLTTDDYRVQVQPVAFTTKKADHSQEHAIRNRMIEMVREAGAERTFEGLVDSVIEGRLSSAIYGEAKTIYPLRRVEIQKLTLEARPEEVAEEEETAVDVDESDVEA
- a CDS encoding KEOPS complex subunit Pcc1; this translates as MKRIEIRTTHDDPALVARSITPDNTPEMETHIEDGRVVTTITRDSTGGLRTTTDDYVVNLAVADEVAQLSDKITATNHE
- a CDS encoding 30S ribosomal protein S15, which encodes MARMHTRRRGSSGSDRPAADEPPEWSDVDASEIESRVVELAEQGHDPSQIGMKLRDEGVKGTPIPNVKLATDKKVGEILEENDASPEVPEDLRNLMERAIRLREHMQDNQQDAQNKRALQNTEAKVRRLVNYYRGDELPMDFRYTYRNAQELLE
- a CDS encoding amino acid permease, producing MVEKTRTLDFKIAFALGLGTMIAAGIFSLSGRAVYEIGSSAVIAFVIAALIASITAASYSEFASIYSENGGGYLFSSRTFDNEYLLFGIGASLFMGYCATTAFYLGTMDHWVEQFVFGPALELVGLGEIHLPGGVWGILTALLLGGLNAQGTEESGTFQLMVTGAKVAVLFAFIGGAVAYAGPAQATATFATGFEFGDPAGIVSIAALAFITFFGFSAIAASAGEIIEPRKTVPKAIAASIVTVTVLYTFVIVAMVNAPVDDSVLRAGETAMGTVAASFMGPAGQALIVAGAIFSMVSASNASILAASSIGDLMGRQGQGPRSFSRIHQEYNTPFWSIVAVTGMIVALIAVFVGLFPAEGGLSGAVPFALGLEGLTGFANMNLLAPLAVVNVALIVNRRRFPDIERPFSVPASPWLPIVGVLANLALITNLPPVGIAVAVLVEAVLVCVYLLWGGAPDRDELINETVAARQVTANGGPKVESASVPAADRDEPSTEGEPLVTDAESVSEERYEVLVPIERPDRAIHYARLAADIGRLYGDDPVVRLLNVTEVPDQTGSDTVVDIAVERADRIEARLETVRDDLDATVLLEGHISRDVAFDIVATAREESVDRIVMGYPEDRPDITESVEYRAPCDVVFASRVDGPLDLSTITIGVGGGPHHDHLLDVASLLARRGTTVHVVNVEPTGTSGTPEDLDRTLERFDDRDSVEVHAMQADDVADALIEVATDVGGPLVVGASRNRVFRRFVFGSNADKVVRRTANRDVPVLVYASETGLRGRVQSALFTPYRFLLKLRRGSGPGRAETESPS
- a CDS encoding Lrp/AsnC family transcriptional regulator — translated: MRTRLDDIDKRILYYLRVDARNTTAPMIAEEVDVSAATIRNRIGQLEERGVIQGYHADIDYETAEGKLMNIFLCNAPTSLDDVVARVLQVPGVVHVRSTMTGRENLHVQAIGDDTGELTRIKRELAELGLDIEDEGLVNGEYYRPYDQYGPAETHDRSPLTDVMSLSGGAEVIEIPVMEDAPLAERTVEEAVGEGILSEDVLVIAVEREDDVITPRGGTALRVGDVVTVLSREGVQDDLLEAFTGLSSTR
- the trkA gene encoding Trk system potassium transporter TrkA, translating into MILIVGAGNVGSNIAADLAPNHDVTVVDSDPERVDALTARLDVTGVVGDGRSAAVLGEASIDRAEIVVASTDRDATNVMVCNAAKRWGDADTIARVKDGDLYRSWQSLDGGLGVDAMRCLDDLAADALVRTCALPGAKAVDTFAEGVVEVAEFDIEEGASIAGQTVAAADRYASVTFAALLRDGGIVIPDGETVIRAGDSLVVIGSLSGIGRFAASLDQRGALDSTANVVVVGSDGLGSRIARRFESRGWEPRLVEPALEASTVPAGGEGDDAEPTIEGIDPGLFEAADLVVGAADDETNYLLGQLARELGVGATAVVVEDPTLVDLVEESGLDVVVHPEDLLIGDVLRVIYGSGPETVGTLDHDDAEILEVVVDTESVLAGRTLGESAETLPGGVVVGAIIRDGQLELPRGNRVIETGDRVIAFVDAEVAPEVSEAI